The Streptococcus sp. S5 genome contains a region encoding:
- a CDS encoding DNA polymerase III subunit alpha, producing the protein MIAQLDTKSVYTFMESLVTIKDYVQVAKSMGYGALGIMDVDNLYGAYEFIEACQAHKLSPLVGLEIGLEVDNETIPFRLIALSTKGYQNLMKMSTVKMMGKSNWEDVKHLTEGVAVIVPAPFASGDLPLGLDYFIGVFADTPVQEFSHPVLPLHTVRFFEVEDVEAMQMLAAIKDNQSLTETGPIDPTTVLKTPQDLKNDFAERFPQAITNLEKLVQGIQYDIDTQLKLPRFNPQKSAVEELRELAQAGLLRKNLTSPVYQERLEHELDIIHQMGFDDYFLIVWDLLRFGRSQGDYMGMGRGSAVGSLVAYALGITGIDPVEKNLLFERFLNVERYTMPDIDIDIPDIYRPEFIRYVRDRYGSYHAAQIVTFSTFGAKQAIRDVFKRFGVPEYELTSITKRIGFRDTLTTAYEQNLAFRQVIHSRAEFERGFEIAKRIEGQPRQTSIHAAGVVMSDQDLTDHIPLKYGEDMFVTQYDAHAVEANGLLKMDFLGLRNLTFVQKMKEAVYEKYQEEIVIEAIDLEDPETLALFAAGDTKGIFQFEQAGAIRLLRRVRPNHFEEVVATTSLNRPGASDYIDNFVKRKHGQEKVEILDPAIEEILRPTYGIMLYQEQVMQVAQRFAGFSLGKADILRRAMGKKNAAEMHQMEDDFVSGALKLGHTEEKAKEVFAIMEKFAGYGFNRSHAYAYSALAFQMAYFKVHYPDVFFDVMLNYSSSDYLTDALQFDFKVAPLSINTIPYRDKFQDRKIYLGMKNIKGLPRDFAYWIIDNRPFESVEDFILRLPNQYHKLPLLTPLVELGLFDIFEKNRRKVLHNLPNLFVFADELGSLFADSNYSWTEAEDFSQAEKYEKEEAIIGIGLSTHPLVAIGQTSPYEIQPISQLIYGEQARILIEVQSIRTIRTKSGDLMAFLQVSDTKKKLDVTLFPETYNRFSSLIKEGGFYYLTGKIQERDGRLQMILAEAQLATNEKFWIQLLDHRQDKTILSILKKYPGPYPVILRYEDEKKTLQLKGYTVQKNKELEDELKNLVMKTIYR; encoded by the coding sequence GTGATTGCACAGCTAGATACCAAATCAGTCTATACTTTTATGGAAAGCCTTGTGACCATAAAAGACTATGTCCAAGTGGCTAAAAGCATGGGGTATGGCGCATTGGGAATCATGGATGTAGATAATTTGTATGGTGCTTATGAATTTATCGAAGCCTGTCAGGCCCATAAGCTCAGCCCCTTGGTCGGTTTAGAAATTGGATTAGAGGTAGATAATGAAACAATTCCGTTTAGGCTGATCGCCCTGTCCACGAAGGGCTACCAGAATCTGATGAAGATGTCGACCGTCAAAATGATGGGGAAGAGCAATTGGGAGGATGTGAAGCACCTAACAGAAGGCGTAGCAGTTATTGTCCCAGCTCCTTTTGCTAGTGGAGACTTGCCGCTTGGTCTAGATTACTTCATCGGAGTTTTTGCGGATACGCCGGTCCAAGAGTTTAGCCACCCTGTGCTCCCTCTTCATACTGTGCGTTTCTTTGAGGTGGAAGATGTGGAAGCCATGCAGATGCTGGCAGCCATCAAGGACAATCAAAGCTTGACGGAAACAGGGCCAATTGATCCGACAACAGTCCTAAAAACTCCTCAGGATTTAAAGAATGATTTTGCAGAGCGATTTCCTCAAGCCATCACAAATCTGGAAAAACTAGTCCAAGGGATTCAATACGATATTGATACTCAGTTGAAATTGCCTCGCTTCAATCCCCAGAAATCAGCAGTTGAGGAACTGAGAGAATTAGCCCAAGCGGGTCTTCTTCGAAAGAACTTGACCAGTCCGGTCTATCAAGAACGTCTGGAGCATGAATTAGACATTATTCACCAAATGGGCTTTGATGATTATTTCTTGATTGTCTGGGACCTTCTTCGTTTCGGACGGAGTCAAGGCGATTATATGGGAATGGGACGTGGGTCTGCTGTAGGCTCACTGGTAGCCTATGCCCTAGGGATTACAGGGATTGATCCTGTGGAGAAAAACCTCCTGTTTGAGCGCTTTTTAAATGTGGAGCGCTACACCATGCCGGATATTGATATTGATATTCCAGATATCTATCGTCCAGAATTTATCCGCTATGTGCGAGACCGTTACGGGAGTTACCATGCAGCTCAGATCGTGACCTTTTCAACCTTTGGGGCCAAACAAGCCATTCGAGATGTCTTCAAACGTTTTGGGGTACCTGAGTATGAATTGACTTCCATTACCAAGCGGATTGGCTTTAGGGATACACTGACGACTGCTTATGAACAGAACCTAGCTTTTCGACAAGTGATTCATAGCCGAGCAGAATTTGAGCGTGGCTTTGAAATTGCTAAAAGAATTGAAGGCCAACCAAGACAGACCTCTATCCATGCGGCTGGGGTTGTGATGAGTGACCAGGATTTGACGGATCACATTCCTCTCAAGTATGGAGAAGACATGTTTGTCACCCAGTATGATGCCCATGCGGTTGAAGCCAATGGTCTGTTGAAGATGGACTTTTTGGGTCTGCGAAATTTAACCTTTGTTCAGAAAATGAAGGAAGCCGTCTATGAAAAGTACCAAGAAGAGATCGTGATTGAAGCCATTGATTTAGAAGATCCAGAAACCTTGGCCTTGTTTGCTGCAGGGGATACCAAGGGGATTTTCCAATTTGAACAGGCTGGAGCCATTCGCCTCTTGAGACGTGTGAGACCCAATCATTTCGAAGAAGTGGTAGCGACCACCTCTCTCAATCGTCCAGGGGCTAGTGATTACATTGATAATTTCGTCAAAAGAAAGCACGGCCAAGAAAAAGTTGAGATTTTAGATCCAGCTATTGAAGAAATCTTAAGGCCCACTTATGGGATCATGCTCTACCAAGAACAGGTCATGCAGGTTGCCCAGCGTTTTGCAGGCTTTAGTCTAGGGAAAGCCGATATTTTACGTAGGGCTATGGGCAAAAAAAATGCGGCTGAAATGCATCAGATGGAAGACGATTTTGTCTCAGGTGCTCTTAAACTTGGGCATACGGAAGAAAAAGCCAAAGAGGTCTTTGCGATCATGGAAAAATTCGCAGGCTATGGGTTTAACCGTTCCCATGCCTACGCCTATTCTGCCTTGGCCTTTCAGATGGCCTATTTCAAGGTCCATTATCCAGATGTTTTCTTTGATGTCATGCTCAATTATTCGAGTAGCGATTATCTGACAGATGCTCTCCAGTTTGATTTTAAAGTCGCGCCATTATCCATCAACACCATCCCTTACAGAGATAAGTTCCAGGATCGAAAAATTTACTTGGGAATGAAAAATATCAAGGGACTCCCAAGAGATTTCGCGTATTGGATCATTGATAATCGTCCCTTTGAAAGTGTCGAAGATTTTATTTTACGCCTCCCCAATCAGTATCATAAATTACCTCTGTTAACACCTTTAGTGGAGCTTGGATTGTTTGATATTTTTGAAAAAAATAGACGCAAGGTGCTTCACAATTTGCCGAATTTGTTTGTCTTTGCTGATGAGCTAGGCAGTTTGTTTGCGGATTCTAACTATTCCTGGACAGAAGCGGAGGACTTTAGCCAAGCTGAAAAATATGAGAAGGAAGAGGCCATTATTGGCATCGGGCTCAGTACCCACCCATTGGTTGCGATTGGACAAACGAGTCCCTACGAGATCCAACCAATTTCTCAACTCATATACGGAGAGCAGGCACGCATTCTCATTGAGGTACAAAGCATTCGAACCATTCGAACCAAGTCGGGTGATCTCATGGCTTTCTTACAAGTCAGTGATACCAAGAAAAAATTGGATGTGACCCTTTTCCCTGAAACCTACAATCGATTTTCCTCCTTGATAAAAGAAGGCGGCTTTTATTACTTGACAGGGAAGATACAAGAGCGTGATGGGCGCTTGCAGATGATTCTAGCAGAGGCGCAACTGGCAACCAATGAAAAGTTCTGGATCCAGTTGCTCGATCATCGTCAGGATAAAACGATTCTTTCTATCTTGAAAAAATATCCGGGCCCATATCCTGTAATATTACGCTATGAAGACGAGAAAAAAACTCTTCAATTGAAGGGCTATACAGTCCAGAAAAACAAAGAATTGGAAGATGAATTAAAGAATCTCGTTATGAAAACGATTTATCGGTAA
- a CDS encoding ABC transporter ATP-binding protein: MNQYPLVYLDHVTKNYGHEVALMDVSLNIQPGRIIGLLGPNGSGKTTIIKLINGLLQPSLGNIYIHGQLPSPASKKVVSYLPDTTYLSENIKISDAISYFQDFYSDFNVQRAYQLLNDLHLHPNQKLNSLSKGNKEKVQLILVMSREADLYVLDEPIGGVDPAARDYILRTIIQNRRPNSSVLISTHLIADIEQVLDEAIFINQGRILLHENTTVMRNQHGKSIDEIFRDQFRVY, encoded by the coding sequence ATGAATCAGTATCCTTTGGTCTACTTGGACCATGTGACAAAGAATTATGGGCATGAAGTTGCTCTCATGGATGTTAGTTTGAACATCCAACCTGGCCGTATTATTGGCCTTTTGGGGCCTAATGGTAGCGGGAAAACAACCATCATTAAATTGATTAATGGTTTATTGCAACCAAGCCTTGGAAATATCTATATTCATGGGCAATTACCATCCCCAGCTTCTAAAAAAGTTGTTTCCTATTTGCCGGATACGACTTATCTGAGTGAAAATATAAAAATTAGTGATGCTATTAGCTATTTCCAAGATTTTTATTCAGATTTTAATGTCCAACGAGCTTACCAATTGCTCAACGATTTGCATTTGCATCCAAATCAAAAATTGAACAGCCTTTCAAAAGGGAACAAGGAAAAAGTGCAATTGATTTTGGTGATGAGTCGTGAAGCTGACTTGTATGTTCTTGATGAACCAATCGGTGGGGTTGACCCAGCGGCGCGTGATTATATTTTGCGGACCATTATTCAAAACCGACGTCCAAATTCTTCTGTCTTGATTTCTACTCACTTGATTGCGGATATTGAGCAAGTTTTGGATGAGGCCATTTTCATCAACCAAGGAAGAATCCTCTTGCATGAAAATACGACTGTTATGCGCAATCAACACGGAAAATCAATCGATGAGATCTTCCGTGATCAATTCCGTGTTTATTAG
- a CDS encoding metal-sulfur cluster assembly factor gives MAYTTEQIEEIKNKILNALEEVIDPELGIDIVNLGLVYEIHFDGETGATIIDMTLTTMGCPLADLLTDQIHDVLAEVEEVTSVDVKLVWYPAWTVEKMSRYARIALGIS, from the coding sequence ATGGCATATACAACTGAGCAAATTGAAGAAATTAAAAATAAAATTTTAAATGCTTTGGAAGAGGTAATCGATCCTGAGCTTGGGATTGATATTGTCAATTTAGGTCTTGTCTACGAGATCCATTTTGACGGTGAAACTGGAGCAACCATCATTGATATGACCTTAACGACCATGGGATGTCCATTAGCGGATCTTCTGACAGATCAGATTCATGATGTTTTAGCAGAAGTAGAAGAAGTGACGTCTGTGGATGTGAAGTTGGTCTGGTATCCTGCTTGGACGGTTGAAAAAATGAGCCGCTATGCACGGATTGCACTTGGAATTAGTTAA
- the rpoD gene encoding RNA polymerase sigma factor RpoD produces the protein MAKEQKDITTLDVQIAEFIRSHKKSGTATDDEINDKLVIPFTLDADGIEDLLQRIQDAGISITDKDGNPSARVLNNEEEPELSDEELLGSNSAKVNDPVRMYLKEIGVVPLLTNEEEQELAILVEQGDLEAKQRLAEANLRLVVSIAKRYVGRGMQFLDLIQEGNMGLMKAVDKFDYTKGFKFSTYATWWIRQAITRAIADQARTIRIPVHMVETINKLVREQRNLLQELGQDPTPEQIAERMDMTPDKVREILKIAQEPVSLETPIGEEDDSHLGDFIEDEVIENPVDYTTRVVLREQLDEVLDTLTDREENVLRLRFGLDDGKMRTLEDVGKVFNVTRERIRQIEAKALRKLRHPSRSKPLRDFIED, from the coding sequence ATGGCTAAAGAACAAAAAGATATTACAACATTGGACGTTCAAATTGCAGAGTTTATTCGCAGCCACAAGAAAAGTGGAACTGCAACAGATGATGAAATTAATGACAAGTTGGTTATTCCATTCACACTAGATGCAGATGGGATTGAAGATCTTTTGCAACGGATTCAAGATGCAGGAATTTCGATCACGGATAAAGATGGTAACCCAAGTGCGCGTGTGTTGAACAATGAAGAAGAGCCAGAATTGTCAGATGAGGAATTGCTTGGAAGCAACTCTGCCAAGGTCAACGACCCAGTACGGATGTACTTGAAAGAAATTGGGGTTGTTCCTCTTTTGACAAATGAAGAAGAACAAGAATTGGCTATCTTAGTGGAACAAGGTGACTTGGAAGCCAAGCAACGTCTTGCAGAAGCCAACCTTCGTTTGGTTGTATCCATTGCGAAACGTTACGTTGGTCGTGGAATGCAATTTTTGGATTTGATCCAAGAAGGAAATATGGGCTTGATGAAGGCCGTTGATAAGTTTGACTATACCAAAGGGTTCAAGTTCTCTACCTATGCTACTTGGTGGATTCGTCAGGCTATCACTCGTGCCATTGCAGACCAAGCACGGACCATTCGGATCCCTGTTCACATGGTGGAAACCATTAACAAGTTGGTTCGTGAACAACGCAATCTCTTGCAAGAATTGGGACAAGACCCAACGCCTGAACAAATCGCTGAACGCATGGATATGACGCCTGATAAGGTACGCGAAATCTTGAAGATTGCCCAAGAGCCTGTTTCTTTGGAAACGCCAATCGGGGAAGAAGACGATAGCCATTTGGGAGATTTCATCGAAGATGAAGTGATTGAAAATCCAGTAGACTACACCACTCGTGTGGTTCTACGTGAACAATTAGATGAAGTCCTCGATACCCTGACAGACCGTGAAGAAAACGTACTTCGTTTACGTTTCGGTTTGGATGATGGAAAAATGCGGACCTTGGAAGATGTGGGTAAAGTCTTCAACGTGACCCGTGAACGGATCCGTCAGATCGAAGCCAAAGCCCTCCGTAAACTCCGCCACCCAAGCAGAAGCAAACCATTGCGTGATTTTATTGAGGATTAA
- the dnaG gene encoding DNA primase, with amino-acid sequence MVDKELIAEIKNSVNIVEVIGEVVSLTKAGRNFLGLCPFHGEKTPSFNVVEDKQFYHCFGCGRSGDVFKFIEEYRGVAFMDAVQIVAEKAGIALQYQARPAQPTSINPNQELYEIHQEASKFYQAILMTTKMGEEARNYLYERGLTDEVIRHFQLGLAPAEGNYLYRNLSEKFSEKVITDSGLFTISDAGTVFDAFQDRIMFPLTDDSGRVIAFSGRLWKLTDDGSHQAKYKNSRSTRLFNKSYELYHLDQAKTSAKKQHEMYIMEGFMDVIAAYRAGIENAVASMGTALTPEHVQHLSHFTKKVILTYDGDKAGLEATAKALDVLQDLELEIVRIPDQMDPDEYLKKTSPEDLASLLKNSRISKVEFLMHYWKPQYIENLQAQIEFVEKLAPMIAQTRSITAQNTYIYKLADLLPDFDYLQIEQIVNNCRLHQRQEDQSGGRSRTSNFSVDLLPNRGMTRLIKAENHLLSRMKDFPMVLNDYRLRPDFVFDTPELQILYQLLCQNGEVTSQDLSEQPEGVQHAWYRMVEEDLPEEIADGELEEVEETRNRELLRKESQQIGNKVKEASSTGDAEKALLELERLIAQKRRME; translated from the coding sequence ATGGTTGATAAAGAGCTAATTGCAGAAATTAAAAACAGTGTAAACATTGTTGAAGTTATTGGAGAAGTTGTTTCTTTGACCAAGGCTGGCCGTAATTTTTTAGGGCTCTGTCCTTTTCATGGTGAAAAGACTCCTTCTTTTAATGTCGTTGAAGACAAGCAGTTTTACCATTGTTTCGGATGTGGTCGCTCGGGAGATGTCTTTAAGTTTATTGAGGAATACCGTGGAGTCGCTTTTATGGATGCGGTCCAGATCGTAGCAGAAAAAGCGGGTATTGCGCTTCAGTACCAAGCAAGGCCGGCTCAACCAACGTCTATCAATCCCAACCAAGAACTTTATGAGATTCATCAGGAAGCCAGTAAGTTCTACCAGGCGATTCTGATGACGACAAAGATGGGAGAAGAAGCGCGAAATTATCTGTATGAACGTGGATTGACGGATGAGGTCATCCGACATTTTCAATTGGGCTTAGCCCCAGCAGAAGGGAATTATCTCTATCGAAATCTCTCTGAGAAGTTCTCTGAGAAAGTGATTACCGATTCGGGGTTATTCACAATCTCAGATGCTGGAACAGTTTTTGATGCCTTTCAGGATCGGATTATGTTTCCTTTGACGGATGATAGTGGACGTGTCATTGCTTTTTCTGGTAGACTGTGGAAACTAACGGATGATGGCAGTCATCAAGCCAAGTACAAGAATAGTCGAAGTACCCGTCTATTTAATAAGAGTTATGAACTTTATCATTTGGATCAAGCTAAGACGAGCGCCAAAAAGCAACATGAAATGTATATCATGGAAGGCTTTATGGATGTCATTGCGGCTTATCGAGCTGGGATTGAAAATGCAGTCGCCTCTATGGGGACAGCCTTGACACCAGAGCACGTCCAGCACCTGTCTCATTTTACCAAAAAGGTCATTTTGACCTATGATGGGGATAAGGCGGGACTTGAAGCAACCGCTAAGGCCTTGGATGTCTTGCAGGATCTGGAGTTGGAGATCGTCCGTATCCCTGATCAGATGGATCCCGATGAGTACCTCAAAAAGACCTCCCCAGAAGATCTAGCTTCCCTCTTGAAGAATTCGCGGATCAGTAAGGTTGAATTCTTGATGCACTACTGGAAACCCCAGTATATTGAGAACTTACAGGCACAGATTGAGTTTGTCGAGAAGCTGGCACCGATGATCGCCCAGACGCGCTCCATCACAGCGCAAAACACCTATATTTATAAGTTGGCAGATTTATTGCCAGACTTTGATTATTTGCAGATTGAGCAGATTGTCAATAATTGTCGCTTGCATCAACGGCAGGAGGATCAAAGTGGTGGACGATCAAGAACGTCGAATTTTTCAGTCGATCTCCTGCCTAATCGTGGGATGACGCGCTTGATCAAGGCGGAAAATCATTTATTAAGTAGGATGAAAGATTTTCCAATGGTGCTTAATGATTACCGTTTGCGACCTGATTTTGTCTTTGACACACCGGAGTTACAGATCTTGTACCAATTACTCTGTCAAAATGGAGAAGTCACATCTCAGGATTTGTCCGAGCAACCTGAAGGGGTCCAGCACGCCTGGTACCGGATGGTAGAAGAAGATTTGCCAGAAGAGATAGCGGATGGTGAATTAGAAGAAGTGGAAGAAACGCGAAATCGTGAGCTTCTTCGCAAAGAAAGTCAACAAATTGGAAATAAAGTGAAGGAAGCTTCCTCGACAGGGGATGCGGAAAAAGCTTTATTGGAACTCGAGCGTTTGATCGCTCAAAAAAGAAGAATGGAGTAG
- the mscL gene encoding large conductance mechanosensitive channel protein MscL: MLKDLKAFLLRGNIVDLAVAVVIGAAFGAIVTSLVNDIITPLILKPAMKAAGVDKIANLSWNGVAYGSFLSAVINFLVVGTVLFFVVKAAEKAQNLGKKEEAVEEEAPAPTQEELLTEIRDLLANK, encoded by the coding sequence ATGTTAAAAGATTTGAAAGCTTTTCTCCTTCGTGGGAATATTGTTGACCTTGCTGTAGCAGTCGTTATCGGAGCTGCATTTGGAGCTATCGTAACATCACTTGTTAACGATATCATCACTCCACTTATTTTGAAACCAGCTATGAAAGCTGCTGGTGTTGATAAGATTGCTAATTTGTCATGGAACGGTGTTGCATACGGTAGCTTCTTGAGCGCTGTGATCAACTTCCTTGTTGTTGGTACTGTTCTTTTCTTCGTAGTGAAAGCTGCTGAAAAAGCTCAAAACCTTGGTAAAAAAGAAGAAGCTGTCGAAGAAGAAGCTCCTGCTCCTACTCAAGAAGAGTTGCTTACTGAAATCCGCGACTTGCTTGCAAACAAATAA
- the rpsU gene encoding 30S ribosomal protein S21, whose product MSKTVVRKNESLDDALRRFKRAVTKAGTLQETRKREFYEKPSVKRKRKSEAARKRKKF is encoded by the coding sequence ATGTCAAAAACAGTAGTACGTAAGAATGAATCTCTTGACGATGCTCTTCGTCGTTTCAAACGTGCGGTTACTAAAGCTGGTACTCTTCAAGAAACACGCAAACGTGAATTCTATGAAAAACCTTCTGTAAAACGTAAACGTAAATCAGAAGCAGCTCGTAAACGTAAAAAATTCTAA
- a CDS encoding NAD(P)/FAD-dependent oxidoreductase has protein sequence MSEIYDITIVGGGPVGLFAAFYGNMRQVKVKLIDSLPQLGGQPAILYPEKSILDVPGFTNLTGEELSNRLIEQVKRFDTPIFLNETVEDIRKEGDLFTITTSRQVHQSKAVIIAMGGGAFKPRALDIEGAEDFDNVHYHVSNIQQYEGQQVTVLGGGDSAVDWALAFDKIAPTTIIHRRDNFRALEHSVEELKQSSVSIKTPFVPSRLIGENGHATHLEITKVKTDETELIPIDHLFVNYGFKSSIGNLKEWGVELQRHKIKVNQKQETSLPGIYACGDCCFYEGKIDLIATGLGEAPTAVNNAINYIYPDKKVQPTHSTSL, from the coding sequence ATGTCAGAAATTTATGATATTACAATTGTTGGGGGCGGACCAGTTGGTCTGTTTGCTGCTTTTTATGGCAATATGCGCCAAGTAAAAGTCAAACTGATTGATTCCTTACCTCAACTGGGAGGGCAACCAGCTATTCTCTATCCAGAAAAGAGTATCCTCGATGTACCTGGCTTTACCAATTTGACTGGTGAAGAATTGAGCAACCGCTTGATCGAGCAAGTCAAACGGTTTGATACACCGATCTTTCTCAATGAAACTGTAGAGGATATTCGAAAAGAAGGCGACCTCTTCACCATCACTACTTCTCGCCAAGTGCATCAGTCTAAAGCAGTCATTATAGCCATGGGCGGTGGTGCCTTTAAGCCACGCGCCCTTGACATTGAGGGAGCTGAAGACTTTGATAACGTCCACTATCATGTTTCGAACATCCAACAATATGAAGGACAGCAGGTGACCGTCCTTGGTGGTGGAGACTCTGCTGTAGACTGGGCTCTTGCTTTTGACAAGATTGCTCCAACTACGATCATTCATCGTCGGGATAACTTCCGTGCTTTAGAACATAGTGTAGAAGAACTCAAACAATCTTCTGTTAGCATCAAAACACCATTTGTTCCTAGCCGCTTGATTGGCGAAAATGGTCATGCCACTCATCTTGAAATCACAAAAGTTAAAACCGATGAAACCGAACTCATTCCGATTGATCACTTATTTGTCAACTATGGCTTTAAATCTTCAATCGGAAACTTGAAAGAATGGGGTGTAGAATTGCAACGCCATAAAATCAAGGTCAACCAAAAACAAGAAACCAGCCTTCCTGGAATTTATGCTTGTGGAGACTGCTGCTTCTATGAAGGAAAGATCGATCTCATCGCTACAGGTCTGGGGGAAGCTCCAACAGCCGTAAACAATGCCATCAACTACATCTATCCAGATAAGAAAGTCCAACCAACCCACTCAACTAGTTTATAA
- the whiA gene encoding DNA-binding protein WhiA, whose product MSFTVRVKEELLSLKRFEKSELAAIIKMSGSLGISMGGLTLSVTTENAKIARHIYELLHHFYEAKSDIRHHQKTNLKKNRVYTVFLDEKVEEILADLHLADAFFGIETGIDASVLEDEVASRAYLRGAFLSSGSIKDPEKGKYQLEIHSVYTDHAEGIALLMQGFLLDAKTIERKKGVVTYLQRAEDIIDFLIVVEAMQAMQEFESIKVMRETRNDLNRANNAEMANIQRTVTASMKTINNISKIVDTVGLGSLPSDLQEVAYIRMNHPDYSIQQIADSLQQPISKSGVNHRLRKINKIADDLDK is encoded by the coding sequence ATGAGTTTTACGGTTCGTGTCAAAGAAGAATTATTGTCTCTCAAGCGATTTGAAAAGAGCGAATTGGCTGCCATTATCAAGATGTCTGGAAGTCTTGGGATTTCAATGGGGGGCTTGACGCTTTCGGTGACGACAGAAAATGCCAAGATTGCCCGCCATATTTATGAATTGTTGCATCATTTCTATGAGGCCAAATCGGATATTCGCCACCACCAAAAAACCAATTTGAAAAAAAATCGTGTCTACACAGTATTCTTGGATGAAAAGGTGGAAGAGATTCTAGCTGACTTGCATTTGGCAGATGCCTTCTTTGGGATTGAAACAGGTATTGATGCCAGTGTTTTAGAAGATGAAGTAGCCAGTCGTGCTTATCTTCGAGGAGCTTTTCTGTCGAGTGGTTCCATCAAGGATCCTGAAAAAGGGAAGTACCAGTTGGAAATTCATTCTGTTTATACAGACCACGCAGAAGGAATTGCCCTTCTTATGCAAGGATTTTTACTAGATGCGAAAACCATCGAGCGGAAAAAAGGGGTGGTGACCTATCTGCAACGAGCGGAAGATATTATTGATTTTCTCATTGTAGTAGAGGCCATGCAAGCCATGCAGGAATTTGAGTCTATCAAGGTCATGAGAGAGACGCGCAATGACCTCAATCGGGCCAATAATGCCGAAATGGCCAATATCCAGCGCACAGTCACAGCCAGTATGAAAACCATTAATAATATTAGTAAAATTGTGGATACGGTCGGTCTAGGAAGTTTACCAAGTGACCTGCAGGAAGTTGCCTATATCCGGATGAACCATCCAGATTATTCTATCCAGCAGATCGCCGATAGTTTGCAACAACCTATTTCAAAAAGCGGTGTTAACCACCGCTTGCGTAAGATCAATAAGATCGCAGACGATTTAGACAAATAA
- a CDS encoding YvcK family protein produces MRKPKVTVIGGGTGISVILDSLRKKPVDITAIVTVADDGGSSGELRKNIQKLTPPGDLRNVLVAMSDMPRFYEKVFQYRFADDDGPLAGHPLGNLIIAGISEMQGSTYNAMQLLTKFFHTTGKIYPSSDSPLTLHAVFQDGKEVVGESHIANYTGMIDHVYVTNTFDQERPKASKKVVEAILESDMVVLGPGSLFTSILPNLMIDEIGKAILETKAQVAYVCNIMTQRGETEHFTDSDHVAVLHKHLGEKFIDTVLVNINQVPAVYMNSNKFDEYLVQVEHDFKGLHSQVPQVISSDFLKLVNGGAFHDGEKVVEELMQIVQVRK; encoded by the coding sequence ATGAGAAAACCTAAAGTAACCGTTATTGGAGGAGGAACAGGGATTTCTGTTATTCTCGATAGTCTGAGAAAGAAACCGGTCGATATCACTGCCATTGTAACCGTTGCAGATGATGGCGGGAGTTCAGGTGAATTGCGGAAGAACATTCAAAAATTGACACCACCTGGGGATCTTCGAAATGTGCTGGTTGCCATGTCAGATATGCCTCGTTTTTATGAGAAGGTCTTTCAATACCGCTTTGCTGACGATGATGGCCCTTTGGCTGGCCACCCTTTGGGAAACTTGATCATTGCAGGGATTTCAGAGATGCAAGGCTCGACCTATAATGCCATGCAGTTGTTAACTAAATTCTTCCATACGACCGGCAAGATCTATCCTTCCAGTGATAGTCCTTTGACCCTTCATGCCGTCTTTCAAGATGGAAAAGAAGTGGTAGGAGAAAGCCACATTGCCAACTACACCGGCATGATTGATCATGTCTATGTGACCAATACCTTTGATCAAGAGCGTCCAAAAGCTAGTAAGAAAGTGGTGGAAGCTATTCTTGAAAGTGATATGGTCGTCTTGGGTCCTGGTTCGCTCTTTACCTCTATCCTTCCTAATTTGATGATCGATGAGATTGGGAAAGCCATCCTTGAAACCAAGGCTCAGGTAGCCTATGTTTGTAACATCATGACCCAAAGAGGAGAAACCGAGCATTTCACAGACAGTGACCACGTTGCCGTTCTCCATAAACATTTGGGAGAGAAGTTCATCGATACCGTCCTTGTCAATATCAATCAGGTTCCCGCAGTTTACATGAACAGTAACAAATTTGATGAATACTTAGTGCAGGTAGAGCACGATTTTAAGGGGCTACACTCACAAGTTCCTCAAGTGATTTCTTCCGATTTCTTGAAGTTGGTCAATGGAGGAGCCTTTCATGATGGCGAAAAAGTGGTCGAAGAGCTGATGCAGATCGTGCAGGTGAGAAAATGA